In Pectobacterium aroidearum, the following are encoded in one genomic region:
- a CDS encoding HlyD family efflux transporter periplasmic adaptor subunit → MNPQLPPLRADLQLVESAPGINGAPQWVLSDPVTGRYFTLTPSAIRLLRHWPLRHPQQILAAANSEPGLPLRVKELEQLLQFLRQHDLIAASDVEQRQRYLGKAQAMRTSLWKSVLHQYLFFRIPLWRPDPVLNRCWPWLQHYGAPFLMWVFPCILLLGLFLVSRDWVRYTHSFPHLFSLSGMAVFGISLVFAKFIHELGHAFMAKRAGCRVQSMGVAFIVLFPLFYTDTTDAWKLKDRQARLLIGAGGILAELMLAVIALLAWALLPDGAARTAAFMLSSATWLTTLVVNLNPLMRFDGYFLLSDFWRVENLQERAYALCRWRLRESLFGHGHPAPENLSPSLQRKLLVWGYASWIWRFFLFFGIALVVYHFFIKVIGIGLMLVEIVWFIALPIAKEAYAWWSMRKSIHPIAFLRSALLCSALLFILLYPWGGSIHIPAVLEAEKVSTLYSPVPAQVNQLHVTDGQRVDAGDILLELTSVDLDYRLDIERQRITQLQQQRQRGAARQETASEIQVMDRQLAEALARYRGLAAQRQRLTIRAPQAGVVRDLARDMTAGRWLTADTPLLRVVEPTQGRVVGYIPEESLMRTQEGMQGVFLADDPAFPRLDVTLHDIAPTGSAYLQQEMLASDRHGPIAVRRDRDHNPQPVQAQYRVHFMVQEEPFLPLQQPLRGSVILEGEKESILGTVWRRVAALGIRESGF, encoded by the coding sequence ATGAATCCGCAACTGCCCCCCCTGCGCGCCGATCTTCAATTGGTAGAATCGGCTCCCGGCATCAACGGAGCCCCGCAGTGGGTGCTGTCCGATCCTGTAACCGGACGTTATTTTACCCTGACTCCCTCGGCTATCCGCCTGTTGCGTCATTGGCCATTGCGCCATCCGCAGCAAATATTGGCCGCCGCCAACAGTGAGCCCGGCCTGCCGCTGAGAGTGAAAGAGTTGGAGCAACTACTGCAGTTCCTGCGCCAGCACGATTTAATCGCGGCAAGTGATGTGGAGCAACGTCAGCGCTATCTGGGCAAAGCTCAGGCGATGCGCACCAGCTTATGGAAAAGCGTGCTGCACCAGTATCTGTTTTTCCGTATTCCTTTGTGGCGACCCGATCCGGTACTTAACCGCTGTTGGCCGTGGCTACAGCACTATGGCGCGCCCTTTCTGATGTGGGTATTTCCATGCATCCTGCTGCTGGGTTTATTTTTGGTCAGCCGAGACTGGGTACGTTACACCCATTCGTTTCCACACCTCTTCAGCCTGTCCGGCATGGCCGTGTTCGGTATTTCTCTGGTGTTCGCCAAATTTATCCATGAGCTAGGCCATGCCTTCATGGCGAAACGGGCGGGTTGCCGTGTGCAAAGCATGGGCGTTGCCTTTATCGTGTTATTTCCCTTGTTTTATACTGATACTACCGATGCTTGGAAACTGAAGGATCGTCAGGCACGCTTGCTGATCGGCGCGGGCGGTATTCTGGCCGAACTGATGTTGGCGGTTATTGCGCTCTTGGCCTGGGCATTACTGCCAGATGGCGCGGCACGAACGGCCGCCTTTATGCTTTCCAGCGCGACGTGGCTGACCACGTTGGTCGTAAACCTTAACCCTTTGATGCGCTTCGATGGCTACTTTTTACTGAGCGATTTCTGGCGCGTAGAAAACCTGCAAGAACGCGCCTATGCGCTCTGCCGCTGGCGGTTGCGGGAAAGTCTGTTCGGCCATGGTCACCCAGCACCGGAAAACCTCTCCCCATCTCTGCAACGCAAACTGCTGGTGTGGGGCTATGCCTCCTGGATATGGCGCTTTTTCCTGTTCTTTGGCATTGCGCTGGTGGTTTACCACTTTTTTATCAAGGTGATCGGCATTGGTTTAATGCTGGTTGAGATCGTCTGGTTTATCGCGCTACCGATAGCCAAAGAAGCCTATGCCTGGTGGTCAATGCGCAAATCAATACATCCTATCGCTTTTTTGCGCAGCGCCCTGCTGTGCTCGGCCCTCTTGTTTATCTTGCTCTATCCATGGGGTGGCAGTATCCACATTCCTGCCGTCTTGGAAGCCGAGAAGGTCAGTACCCTCTACAGCCCGGTACCGGCGCAGGTTAACCAGCTACACGTTACAGATGGTCAGCGGGTGGATGCCGGAGACATTCTGCTGGAACTGACGTCAGTCGACTTGGATTATCGTCTCGATATTGAGCGTCAGCGTATCACCCAGTTACAACAGCAGCGACAGCGTGGAGCGGCACGACAGGAAACCGCGAGTGAAATTCAGGTCATGGATCGGCAGTTAGCTGAGGCGCTGGCACGCTATCGAGGGTTGGCAGCACAGCGTCAACGCTTAACGATCCGAGCACCGCAGGCAGGTGTGGTTCGCGATCTGGCGCGTGATATGACAGCAGGACGCTGGCTAACGGCGGATACGCCATTACTACGTGTGGTGGAACCCACGCAGGGACGGGTGGTTGGCTATATACCCGAAGAATCACTCATGCGTACTCAAGAGGGCATGCAGGGCGTCTTCCTTGCCGACGATCCCGCTTTCCCACGTCTTGACGTCACGCTTCATGACATCGCCCCCACAGGCAGCGCTTACCTGCAACAAGAAATGCTCGCATCCGATCGCCACGGCCCGATTGCCGTGCGACGCGACCGCGACCACAATCCTCAACCAGTGCAGGCGCAGTACCGCGTTCATTTCATGGTACAGGAAGAGCCATTCCTGCCGCTGCAACAGCCTCTACGGGGCAGCGTCATTCTGGAAGGAGAAAAGGAATCTATTCTTGGCACGGTGTGGCGTCGGGTAGCGGCATTGGGCATCCGGGAAAGTGGTTTTTAG
- a CDS encoding tail fiber protein, with protein MKCIQRLFAKSAIATVLAVGLSQPATASACSTEPYIGSICYMVTSYCPQGYLPANGQTVTINQYQALYALIGNIWGGSPQQGNFVLPDMRGRVPVGAGQGTGLANVTRGQVFGVENVALTTSNVAPHIHPATVASSGGVSGTASIAIPVVNGAAATNVPDNTTSLATTSPSFDLSSVGGVDSPAKIYSNAAPTTTLKPFSAPFSVTSLTGITISPNIGGTPFSVRNPSVGLTACIAAIGIYPTNPN; from the coding sequence ATGAAATGCATTCAGCGTCTGTTTGCCAAATCTGCGATCGCAACTGTGTTAGCTGTAGGCCTATCGCAACCAGCTACCGCATCTGCATGCAGTACTGAGCCTTATATTGGCTCTATTTGTTATATGGTCACCAGCTATTGCCCACAGGGCTATCTGCCTGCAAATGGACAAACGGTGACTATCAATCAATATCAGGCGCTTTATGCCTTGATCGGAAATATTTGGGGAGGCTCCCCACAGCAGGGTAACTTTGTGCTCCCCGACATGCGTGGGCGCGTACCGGTAGGGGCTGGGCAAGGGACAGGATTAGCGAATGTCACTCGTGGACAAGTATTTGGGGTAGAGAATGTCGCATTGACGACAAGCAACGTTGCCCCACACATACATCCAGCCACCGTTGCCTCTTCTGGAGGCGTTAGCGGTACAGCTTCTATCGCTATTCCTGTGGTAAACGGTGCGGCAGCAACTAACGTACCAGACAACACGACATCATTGGCGACAACGTCTCCTTCGTTTGATTTAAGTTCCGTTGGTGGGGTTGACTCACCAGCTAAAATTTATAGTAATGCCGCGCCTACAACAACGCTGAAGCCGTTTTCCGCCCCGTTTAGTGTGACGAGCCTAACAGGTATAACCATTTCCCCTAATATTGGCGGCACACCTTTTAGTGTTCGTAACCCCAGTGTGGGTCTCACTGCGTGCATCGCTGCTATAGGCATTTATCCTACAAACCCAAACTAA